Genomic segment of Mycolicibacterium sarraceniae:
GTGGTGGTGGTGACGCTGACCGGCCTGGCCTATTCGCAGGCGCACGGGTTGCTCAGTGGCATCACGGTGTCGCAGGCGCTGGGCTCGGACGAGCCGCGCTCCAGCGGCGGCGCGATGAACATCCTGTTGATCGGGCTCGATTCCCGCAAAGATCAGGCCGGCAGCGAACTGCCGGACGAACTCCTGGAGAAGCTGCACGCCGGGGACTCTGACTCAGGCGGCTACAACACCAACACCTTGATCCTCGTGCACATCAGCGCCGACGATCAGGTCGTCGCGTTCTCGATCCCCCGTGACGACTATGTCGCGGTCAGCGGTATCAAGGGCTACAGCCACATCAAGATCAAGGAAGCCTACGGACTGACCAAGTTTCAAACCGAGCAGAAGCTGGTCGACGAGGGCATCAGCGATCGCGCGGAACTCGAGCGCGCCGGGCGGGAGGCCGGGCGCAAGGCGACCATCCGCGCGGTCCGCAATCTGACCGGCCAGCCCATCGACTATTTCGCCGAGGTCAATCTCGCCAGCTTTTACCACCTCGCCGACAGCCTCGGCGGTATCGATGTCTGCCTCAACCACGCGGTCCACGACGACTACTCCGGGGCGAACTTTCCGGCCGGCCGCCAGACGCTGAACGCCGAACAGGCACTCGCGTTCGTGCGGCAACGGCATGGCCTGGAGAACGGCGACCTCGACCGCACCCACCGCCAACAGGCCTTCCTGCTGTCGGTCATGCATCAGCTGCAGGAGTCGGGCTCGTTCACCGACCTCGATAAGTTCAAGCGGTTGATGGGCGTCGCCCGCGAGGACATCGTGCTGTCGCAAGGCTGGGGCGAGGACCAGTTCCGCCGGATGGCCGCGCTGGCCGGCGGCAGTGTCGAGTTCCGGACGCTGCCGGTGGTGCGCTATGACACCATCAACGGCCAGGACGTCAATATCGTCGACCCGAGCAGGATCCGCGCCGAGATCGCCAGAGCAATCGGCGGCGACTCGGCAGCGGCAACCACCAGCGCTGTCCCGCAACCGATCCCACCACCCAACCCGCACACCGTGATCAGCATCGTCAACGCCAGCGATACCTCCGGCCTGGCGTCCCAGGCGGCCGCCCTGCTGGGCAAGCACGACTTCAGCATCGATGAGGTCCGTGACCGCGAGTCCGGTGAACCGATCGACACGGTGATCACCTACGGCCCCGGCGGGCAGACCGATGCGCAGTCGGTGGCCACCGTGCTCGGTGTGGAGAACGCTCCGCAGGCCACCAGCGCGCTGGCCGCCGATCACGTGCGGGTGGTGCTCGGCCAGGGATACGACGTCCCGCAGGAACCGCTGGCCCAGGATGTCGCCGCGACGTCGACGAGCAGCCGCAGCTGGTCCGAGATGACCATCACCCCCACCCCCGACCAAGGGGCCCCGATCGACGGTGGCAAGGTGCCCTGCGTCAACTAGGGCCGGTGCCGCGTCAACTGACCCCGGCGCTTCACCGCCGGCGTCGTCACGCTGGACGTCTTGCGCGCAGGAGTCATCGGACTGGGCACTATGGGTGCGGGTATCGCCGCGAATCTGATCAAGGCCGGCCACGAGGTGACCGTCGACGACCGGTCCAGGCCCAAGGTGGACGCGCTGGCGGCCCAGCGCGCCCGGCCGGTGGCCAGCGTCGGCCTGTCGAAATGTTCGCCGAAGGCGGCGAGCAGCCGCGATTGGTCGGCGATCAGCAGCCTCGCAGCGTGTTACGCCGGAGCCTCAGACCACTCCGCGTAGCGCATCGGCGCCGAACGCGGGCTCCAGCATCGCCGAGTAATCCGGCCCCCGGCGCAGGTTTTGTCCACCGTCGACGCCGATGATCTGCCCGGTGATCCACTGGGCAGCATCGCTGAGCAGGAAGAGCGCCGTGTTGGCGACGTCCTCGACCTCACCGGGGCGGGGCAGCGGCGTGCACTGCGCGTAGTCGCCGCGCAGCTCGGGCGAATCGAGCACCAGTTGCACGAGCTCGGTGCGGATCAACCCGGGCCGGATGCCGTTGA
This window contains:
- a CDS encoding LCP family protein is translated as MDPSPPPHAAVAGNRHGRHRGRPGTGRRALRIIARSAIGLASVVVVTLTGLAYSQAHGLLSGITVSQALGSDEPRSSGGAMNILLIGLDSRKDQAGSELPDELLEKLHAGDSDSGGYNTNTLILVHISADDQVVAFSIPRDDYVAVSGIKGYSHIKIKEAYGLTKFQTEQKLVDEGISDRAELERAGREAGRKATIRAVRNLTGQPIDYFAEVNLASFYHLADSLGGIDVCLNHAVHDDYSGANFPAGRQTLNAEQALAFVRQRHGLENGDLDRTHRQQAFLLSVMHQLQESGSFTDLDKFKRLMGVAREDIVLSQGWGEDQFRRMAALAGGSVEFRTLPVVRYDTINGQDVNIVDPSRIRAEIARAIGGDSAAATTSAVPQPIPPPNPHTVISIVNASDTSGLASQAAALLGKHDFSIDEVRDRESGEPIDTVITYGPGGQTDAQSVATVLGVENAPQATSALAADHVRVVLGQGYDVPQEPLAQDVAATSTSSRSWSEMTITPTPDQGAPIDGGKVPCVN
- a CDS encoding NAD(P)-binding domain-containing protein, whose translation is MRAGVIGLGTMGAGIAANLIKAGHEVTVDDRSRPKVDALAAQRARPVASVGLSKCSPKAASSRDWSAISSLAACYAGASDHSA